The Sebastes fasciatus isolate fSebFas1 chromosome 4, fSebFas1.pri, whole genome shotgun sequence genome window below encodes:
- the LOC141767049 gene encoding C-C motif chemokine 8-like, giving the protein MKTLFFTLGLLLLTACCCNAMPKALRSMAPGNCCFKVSTSSLPLRLVSDITKTHSSCPKKAFIVQTIKGRKICYSGTFPWALDVYNQRHNTEGSGQKH; this is encoded by the exons ATGAAGACTCTCTTCTTCACTCTGGGGCTGCTGCTTCTCACGGCCTGCTGCTGCAACGCCATGC CTAAAGCCCTGCGGTCCATGGCACCTGGAAACTGTTGCTTCAAAGTGTCCACAAGCAGTTTACCATTAAGGCTTGTATCCGACATAACCAAGACCCACAGCTCCTGTCCGAAGAAGGCATTCAT AGTCCAGACTAtcaaaggaagaaagatctgcTACAGTGGAACTTTCCCTTGGGCTCTGGATGTCTACAACCAGCGGCACAACACGGAGGGCAGTGGTCAGAAGCACTGA